TTGTTAGTGTATGGAATCATTTGGAAATTAAAATGAAAATGAAACTTTTTGGTACAAGGCAGCATATTTATCCACCGCCTTCTGCAAATCGTAATACGCAAAAGCCTTTTCTCGAATTGCAGCAGCATCGTATTTTTTCCGCTTCAAATCTACCAAGATCCTTGCTGCCGCTTCCTTCAATGTTTGCTCTTCAAAATCACCTATTGCAATCCCACCTTCCATATCCACAATAATTTGCCCAACATCACCCACACCCGAATTGCAGACCACAGGAATTCCCATGGCGAACAACTCACCCAATTTGGTCGGAGAACTCGAAATTTTGGAATACAAAGGTCTGATAAAAAATACACTAAAATCTGAAGCCGAAAGAAAATGCGCCACTTCTTGTCGTTTCGCAAACACCACTTTGAAGTCACTGGGCTTCAAACCGTACTTTGCAGCCGCTTCAAAAATGGTTTCGGGTTTTTCAGGGGTCACAAACAAAAACAAAGCATTGGAGTATTGCTCTTTTAACAAACTGAAAAACAACAACATTTCGTTGAGCATATACCAAGTGCCAATCGAACCCAAATAAGAAACCACCAATTGATTTCCGTTTATCTGCAAATCTTTCCGAGCCTTCACCCTTCCTTCCTCCGTCGCTAATGGAAACACTTCAAAATCAGCACTGCAAGGAATCACTTCAATCGGTACTTTGGGATTGTAGGCCTCCCAAACCATCATTTCATCCTTACCCGCTTCCGTCAAAATCACCACAGCATCACTGTTTTGCAGATAAGCAGCCTCCTTCTTTTTGTATTGGCGATATGCAAAACGGTAAAAAGGATGCTTCAAATCCCACAAACCACCATCCACCCGTTCATCTACCCAAAACCCCCGCATATCAAACAAAAACTTCACCCCAAACCGCTGCTTCAA
This window of the Chitinophagales bacterium genome carries:
- a CDS encoding glycosyltransferase; amino-acid sequence: MTLKVLYISYDGMTDPLGQSQVIPYIVGLQQRGYQFTLLSCEKKERFEKYGADIRSYLEAHHIDWQPIFYTASPPILAKYWDIFQLRRKATLLHRQQNFDMTHCRSYVSADIGWYLKQRFGVKFLFDMRGFWVDERVDGGLWDLKHPFYRFAYRQYKKKEAAYLQNSDAVVILTEAGKDEMMVWEAYNPKVPIEVIPCSADFEVFPLATEEGRVKARKDLQINGNQLVVSYLGSIGTWYMLNEMLLFFSLLKEQYSNALFLFVTPEKPETIFEAAAKYGLKPSDFKVVFAKRQEVAHFLSASDFSVFFIRPLYSKISSSPTKLGELFAMGIPVVCNSGVGDVGQIIVDMEGGIAIGDFEEQTLKEAAARILVDLKRKKYDAAAIREKAFAYYDLQKAVDKYAALYQKVSFSF